In Rhinatrema bivittatum chromosome 1, aRhiBiv1.1, whole genome shotgun sequence, a single genomic region encodes these proteins:
- the LOC115098767 gene encoding olfactory receptor 1044-like, which produces MEQRNQTAVTEFVLLGITERAELRGPLIVVFLAMYLMNLLGNGTMISVIAGNSQLHTPMYFFLCNLSFVDMCFSSVTVPKLLSNLISDKNTISFSQCITQLYFFIVFTTTECVLLSIMAYDRYVAICNPLHYITIMNKKAWVSLSAASFIISFLNALLHTLLVYRLSFCSSNKIQHFFCDVTPLLQLSCTDTSINELVIFIDASLLVMLPCLIILISYICIINNILKIQSTGGRRNTFSTCSSHLTVVMLFYGTLIFMYCRPSSSFSLEKDKITSVMYNVLTPMLNPFIYSLRNRDVKMALRRALQTKVSCSKARMTRFTK; this is translated from the coding sequence ATGGAACAGAGGAACCAGACGGCAGTGACGGAATTTGTTCTCCTGGGCATCACAGAACGTGCAGAGCTGAGAGGTCCCCTCATTGTTGTGTTCCTGGCCATGTACCTGATGAACCTGCTGGGGAATGGAACCATGATCTCGGTGATTGCTGGGAACTCCCAGCTCCAtacccccatgtatttcttcctctGTAACTTGTCCTTTGTGGACATGTGTTTCAGCTCTGTCACTGTCCCCAAATTGTTAAGCAATCTCATCTCTGACAAGAACACCATCTCTTTCTCTCAGTGTATCACCCAGctctattttttcattgtttttactaCCACAGAATGTGTGCTTCTGTCGATCATGGCATATGATCGTTATGTTGCCATTTGTAATCCATTGCATTATATCACAATAATGAACAAAAAGGCATGGGTAAGCCTGTCGGCTGCTTCTTTCATCATTAGCTTTCTGAATGCATTGTTACACACACTGTTGGTATACCGGCTCTCCTTTTGCAGCTCCAACAAGATCCAACACTTCTTCTGTGACGTCACACCACTACTACAGCTCTCCTGCACAGACACCTCCATCAATGAGCTAGTGATCTTTATAGATGCCTCACTGCTAGTAATGTTGCCCTGCCTGATCATTCTGATCTCTTACATCTGCATCATCAATAACATCCTGAAGATCCAGTCCACTGGTGGAAGGCGCAATACTTTCTCCACCTGTTCATCTCACCTCACTGTGGTGATGCTTTTCTATGGGACACTTATTTTCATGTATTGCaggccttcttccagtttttccttGGAAAAGGACAAGATCACCAGTGTTATGTACAATGTACTGACTCCCATGCTTAACCCATTCATCTACAGCCTGAGGAACAGGGATGTAAAGATGGCACTGAGGAGAGCTCTACAGACAAAAGTGTCTTGTTCCAAAGCAAGGATGACCAGATTCACAAaatga
- the LOC115098773 gene encoding olfactory receptor 1C1-like, with protein MELKNQTTVMEFILLGLTEREELRGVVFVLFLAMYLINLLWNGTMISVIGGNSQLHTPMYFFLCNLSFVDMCFTSVTVPKMLTNLISDKKTISFPDCITQLYFFVVFTTAECVLLSIMAYDRYVAICNPLHYITIMNKKVCLIMSAAFFIISFLNGLLHTLLVYRLSFCNSNKIQHFFCDLTPLYQLSCTDTSINELVVFTEGSLLVMLPFLIILISYIRIITTILKIQSTAGRSKTFSTCSSHLTVVIFFYGTLIFMYFRPSSSYSLETDRISSVVYNVLSPMLNPFIYSLRNRDVKVALRRALQRNISSSFRG; from the coding sequence ATGGAACTGAAGAACCAGacaacagtaatggaattcattctcctgggtctaacTGAACGTGAAGAACTAAGAGGTGTCGTCTTTGTATTGTTCCTGGCTATGTATCTGATTAATTTGCTGTGGAATGGAACCATGATTTCAGTGATTGGTGGGAACTCCCAGCTCCATACCCCTATGTATTTCTTCCTCTGTAACTTGTCCTTTGTGGACATGTGTTTCACCTCAGTCACTGTCCCCAAAATGTTAACCAACCTAATCTCAGACAAGAAGACCATCTCCTTCCCTGACTGTATCACTCAACTCTATTTCTTTGTTGTATTCACTACTGCAGAATGTGTGCTCCTATCAATCATGGCCTATGACCGTTATGTTGCCATTTGTAATCCATTGCATTATATCACCATAATGAACAAGAAGGTATGTCTAATCATGTCAGCTGCTTTTTTCATCATCAGCTTTCTGAATGGCCTGTTACATACATTGTTGGTATATCGACTCTCTTTTTGCAACTCCAACAAGATCCAACATTTTTTCTGTGATCTCACACCACTGTACCAGCTCTCCTGTACAGATACCTCAATTAATGAGCTTGTGGTCTTCACAGAGGGTTCACTGCTAGTAATGCTGCCCTTTCTGATTATCCTGATTTCCTATATCCGCATCATCACTACCATTTTGAAGATCCAATCTACTGCTGGAAGGAGCAagaccttctccacctgctcctcccacctcactgtggtgatttttttctatgggacacttatttttatgtatttcagGCCTTCTTCCAGCTATTCCTTGGAAACCGACAGGATATCTAGTGTGGTGTACAATGTGCTATCTCCTATGCTAAACCCGTTCATCTATAGCCTGAGGAACAGGGATGTGAAAGTGGCATTGAGGAGAGCCCTACAGAGAAATATCTCATCTTCTTTCAGAGGATAA